A DNA window from Paenibacillus andongensis contains the following coding sequences:
- a CDS encoding sugar phosphate isomerase/epimerase family protein translates to MKMPIGMRIPPKIGAEGLERAAVWAAGAGLDVLDVPQLNREVKQICDKAGIGIGSVDAVQTSSLLSKDEARREAAAGAVKQQMTEMAALGAKIMFMCLVPEDHTIPRHESFAIWKDTFPELVRHAERQGVYIAIEGWPGPAPHYPTIGCTPEMWRAMFEAIPSKHFGLNYDPSHMVRLGIDYLRALTEFGERINHCHGKDTEILHDELYECGVLPATFGAKYGFSEGSWRYTIPGHGAVEWSKVAVRLDRLGYQGAVSIELEDHRFWGTLEKEQEGIVKAVEHLGLYFK, encoded by the coding sequence ATGAAGATGCCAATTGGAATGCGCATTCCGCCCAAGATCGGCGCTGAAGGGTTGGAGCGAGCTGCCGTATGGGCTGCCGGAGCGGGCTTGGACGTACTTGACGTTCCGCAATTGAATCGGGAAGTCAAACAAATCTGCGATAAGGCAGGAATCGGCATCGGTTCCGTGGATGCGGTACAGACCAGCTCGCTGTTAAGCAAAGATGAAGCCCGCCGGGAAGCCGCGGCGGGAGCGGTCAAGCAGCAGATGACGGAAATGGCTGCGCTTGGAGCGAAGATTATGTTCATGTGCCTTGTGCCAGAGGATCATACCATCCCGCGTCATGAGAGTTTCGCGATTTGGAAGGACACATTCCCGGAGCTTGTTCGCCACGCGGAGCGCCAAGGCGTTTATATAGCTATTGAGGGCTGGCCGGGACCGGCTCCTCACTATCCGACGATCGGCTGTACGCCGGAGATGTGGCGCGCCATGTTCGAGGCGATCCCATCCAAACATTTCGGCCTCAATTACGATCCGTCCCATATGGTAAGGCTTGGAATCGATTATTTGAGGGCATTGACCGAATTCGGCGAAAGAATTAACCATTGCCATGGCAAAGATACCGAAATATTGCATGACGAGTTATATGAATGCGGCGTCTTGCCGGCGACCTTCGGCGCCAAATACGGATTTTCCGAAGGATCTTGGCGGTATACGATTCCCGGTCACGGTGCGGTCGAATGGAGCAAGGTCGCCGTGAGACTAGATCGTCTGGGGTATCAAGGCGCCGTCAGCATTGAGCTTGAAGATCATCGCTTTTGGGGAACACTGGAGAAAGAGCAGGAAGGTATCGTTAAAGCAGTGGAGCATTTGGGTTTGTATTTCAAATAA
- a CDS encoding MarR family winged helix-turn-helix transcriptional regulator produces the protein MPHSDVNETDLFDKFLSLNKQISTKFERCTGISPSRLRLLHQLYQVDEISQTTLQKEVNIDSAAVTRHLKQLEASGIVSRRMNPDDNRVTLVRLTDHGRTEIISFKEEKAQFIAQMFKDFNEEERNRLSDMFQRMLTNISQYREENTNELHKNERF, from the coding sequence TTGCCCCATTCCGATGTCAACGAAACCGATTTATTTGATAAATTTCTGAGCCTCAATAAGCAAATAAGCACTAAATTTGAACGTTGTACGGGCATTAGTCCGTCGCGGCTTCGTCTCTTACATCAGCTTTATCAGGTTGATGAAATTAGTCAAACTACGCTGCAAAAAGAGGTTAACATTGACAGCGCAGCCGTTACGCGTCATTTAAAACAGCTGGAAGCAAGCGGAATAGTTTCACGGCGTATGAATCCTGACGATAATCGGGTCACTCTCGTACGTCTTACAGATCATGGACGAACAGAAATTATTTCTTTCAAGGAAGAAAAAGCACAATTCATTGCTCAGATGTTTAAAGATTTTAACGAAGAAGAGCGCAATAGGCTCTCAGATATGTTCCAACGCATGTTAACGAATATTAGCCAATACAGAGAGGAAAATACAAATGAATTACACAAAAACGAACGATTTTAA
- a CDS encoding nitroreductase family protein, with protein MNYTKTNDFKEIITGRRSIKKYDPSVKISREEMTDILKEATLAPSSINMQPWRFVVIESAEGKAALAPLAKFNQVQVETSSAVIAVFGDLNNSDYADEIFGKAVELGYMPLEVKEMSLAKIKPHFAALDPVVNKETVLIDAGLVSMQLMLVARAHGYDTNPIGGFEKDKIAEAFGLDKNRYVPVMLISIGKAADGGHKSVRLPIDTITQWS; from the coding sequence ATGAATTACACAAAAACGAACGATTTTAAAGAAATCATTACAGGACGACGTTCAATAAAAAAGTACGACCCATCCGTCAAAATTAGTCGTGAAGAGATGACGGACATCCTGAAAGAAGCAACGCTCGCGCCTTCTTCCATAAATATGCAGCCTTGGCGATTCGTTGTTATCGAAAGCGCTGAAGGTAAAGCAGCACTCGCGCCGCTTGCTAAATTTAACCAAGTTCAAGTCGAAACATCATCCGCAGTCATTGCTGTATTTGGTGATTTAAACAATTCAGATTACGCCGATGAAATTTTCGGCAAGGCGGTCGAATTGGGCTATATGCCTTTAGAGGTAAAAGAAATGTCACTAGCTAAAATAAAACCACACTTCGCAGCTCTTGATCCGGTTGTAAATAAAGAAACAGTTCTTATTGATGCTGGTCTTGTATCTATGCAGCTGATGCTTGTAGCACGCGCGCATGGTTATGATACAAATCCAATCGGTGGTTTTGAAAAAGATAAAATTGCCGAAGCTTTTGGATTAGATAAAAATCGTTATGTTCCCGTTATGCTTATTTCAATCGGTAAAGCTGCTGATGGCGGTCATAAATCTGTACGTCTTCCAATCGACACCATCACTCAATGGAGCTAG
- a CDS encoding putative quinol monooxygenase → MIIIHAEFKVDPGKHEAFLNEIQPLIAASRAEVGNISYDLLKDTEIENKFIMVEVWQDQAAIASHNASDHFTSFVGQAGNFLIAPLQVKAYHGQPV, encoded by the coding sequence ATGATTATTATTCATGCAGAATTCAAAGTTGATCCAGGCAAACACGAAGCATTTCTAAACGAGATTCAACCATTAATAGCCGCGTCGAGAGCTGAAGTTGGCAATATTTCATACGATTTGCTCAAAGATACAGAAATAGAAAATAAGTTTATCATGGTTGAAGTTTGGCAAGATCAAGCAGCAATTGCCAGTCATAATGCTAGTGATCATTTCACTTCTTTTGTTGGTCAAGCTGGGAATTTCCTGATCGCTCCCTTACAGGTAAAAGCCTATCATGGACAACCCGTATAA
- a CDS encoding carbohydrate-binding protein, which yields MTMTSFTKVLLGCASLLFMLTLGTQTTEARESQFTRNGTGPLYWSTYEYQYTRNAPMNEAEWKKNIDWIASDYKTSGYDTIASDGWIEGAQRTNENGYIVSHNDNWQHDWAYWSSYIQNKGMKLGVYYNPLWVTRSAAADPTKTIVGTNYKISDIASSADKFNDDLYWVDVTKPGAKAYIQGYVNYFKQLGVHYLRIDFLSWYETGTDKGKTIGVNHGSKNYQTALKWMQEAAGDEMELSLVMPHLNNHAAGELPYGDMVRINEDLARGGWENLSGQRQHWVNGWSQWANPFQGFTGFSDIAGRGSNMILDGDFIRMNTFKTDEERKSIIQLFTMAGSPIAITDQYSTIGDSGSFYKNKNMLELHNQGFVGKPYYNNGHSFSSDPGARNSEKWLGQLPDGSWVVGLFNRSDGNATRSVNYLKDLGLTESANTTELWTGNSLGKLTAYSPNLVKHASKVVKIEPEGTKVNYAAEVATWIGGTHFNNNYAGYQGFGFVDGLDRTGAKIVYAVQAAEEGDYALSYRYANASGISSTLHVSVTDDKGIAVQPSRSVTFGSTSAWQSWMNQNDRIHLKKGVNLVTIERTASDTGEIHLDSLVLDKNRLADIDASLIQNGDFESGDIRGWSEWHPIGQTAKYGVDSYDAYKGNYKLYFWDTKAYKQSIHQKLTGIPNGSYTVSAWVKETLYGNKPTTVRMELSDYGAKTLYKNISPAKGYQQVQATVSVTNGSLDIGFYVDSPGLTSLQIDQVSIKKLD from the coding sequence ATGACAATGACATCATTCACGAAAGTGTTGCTTGGTTGCGCCAGTCTCTTATTCATGCTGACCTTAGGGACTCAGACGACGGAAGCAAGGGAAAGTCAATTTACTAGAAATGGAACTGGGCCCCTCTATTGGAGCACTTATGAATATCAATACACACGGAATGCTCCAATGAACGAGGCAGAATGGAAGAAAAATATCGATTGGATTGCAAGCGATTACAAAACATCGGGCTATGACACGATAGCCTCCGACGGCTGGATTGAGGGTGCTCAACGCACAAATGAGAACGGTTACATTGTATCCCATAATGATAACTGGCAGCATGACTGGGCTTATTGGTCTTCCTACATTCAAAATAAAGGGATGAAACTCGGTGTTTACTATAACCCGTTGTGGGTAACGCGGAGCGCCGCGGCAGATCCTACGAAAACAATTGTCGGAACGAACTACAAAATTAGTGACATTGCCAGCTCCGCTGATAAATTTAATGATGATTTGTATTGGGTAGATGTTACGAAGCCCGGTGCGAAGGCGTATATTCAAGGGTATGTGAATTACTTCAAACAGCTAGGTGTTCATTACCTGCGAATTGATTTTCTGTCTTGGTATGAAACTGGAACAGATAAAGGTAAGACAATTGGGGTTAATCATGGATCCAAGAACTATCAGACGGCCTTAAAATGGATGCAGGAAGCCGCCGGCGATGAGATGGAATTAAGTCTCGTTATGCCTCATTTGAACAATCATGCAGCTGGCGAACTGCCGTATGGTGATATGGTCCGTATCAATGAGGATCTCGCCCGTGGCGGTTGGGAAAACTTAAGCGGTCAACGTCAACATTGGGTGAACGGCTGGTCGCAGTGGGCCAACCCTTTCCAAGGATTCACTGGATTTTCCGACATCGCTGGCCGCGGTTCTAATATGATTCTGGATGGGGATTTCATCCGTATGAATACTTTCAAAACGGATGAAGAGCGCAAAAGCATCATTCAATTATTCACCATGGCGGGTTCACCCATAGCAATCACGGATCAATATTCCACGATTGGCGATTCCGGCAGCTTTTACAAAAACAAGAACATGCTTGAGCTCCATAATCAAGGGTTCGTAGGCAAACCCTACTATAATAATGGGCATTCATTTAGCAGCGATCCAGGGGCAAGGAATTCAGAAAAATGGCTTGGACAATTACCAGATGGCAGCTGGGTTGTCGGGTTATTTAATCGATCCGATGGGAATGCTACTCGTTCGGTCAATTATCTGAAAGATTTGGGACTGACGGAATCAGCAAATACAACCGAGCTCTGGACAGGAAATAGCCTTGGCAAGTTAACTGCCTACAGCCCGAACCTTGTGAAACATGCATCAAAAGTTGTGAAAATTGAGCCTGAAGGCACGAAGGTGAATTATGCTGCTGAGGTTGCTACTTGGATTGGCGGTACGCATTTTAACAATAATTACGCGGGTTATCAGGGATTCGGTTTTGTGGATGGGTTGGATCGGACCGGGGCGAAAATCGTCTATGCCGTCCAAGCAGCTGAAGAAGGTGACTATGCGCTCTCCTATCGTTATGCGAATGCATCGGGAATAAGCAGCACTCTTCATGTAAGCGTAACCGATGATAAGGGTATTGCGGTTCAACCTTCGAGGAGCGTCACATTTGGTTCGACTTCAGCTTGGCAGTCATGGATGAACCAGAATGATCGCATTCATTTGAAAAAGGGTGTGAACCTAGTAACCATAGAGCGTACGGCATCAGATACGGGTGAGATTCACTTGGATAGTCTTGTGCTCGACAAGAATCGGTTAGCCGACATTGACGCTTCGCTCATACAAAATGGGGATTTTGAAAGCGGTGACATTCGAGGCTGGTCGGAGTGGCATCCAATAGGTCAAACAGCAAAGTACGGCGTTGATTCCTACGATGCGTATAAAGGTAACTACAAGCTCTATTTCTGGGACACCAAAGCCTATAAGCAAAGTATTCATCAGAAATTAACCGGAATTCCGAATGGATCTTATACTGTCAGCGCATGGGTCAAAGAGACGTTATATGGAAATAAGCCAACGACAGTCCGGATGGAGCTTAGTGATTATGGTGCAAAGACCCTATACAAGAACATTAGTCCAGCCAAAGGGTATCAACAAGTTCAAGCAACCGTTAGTGTAACGAATGGCAGCTTGGATATCGGATTTTATGTGGATTCACCGGGTTTAACTTCATTGCAAATCGATCAAGTTTCGATCAAGAAGTTAGACTGA
- the galU gene encoding UTP--glucose-1-phosphate uridylyltransferase GalU encodes MKIRKAIIPAAGLGTRFLPVTKAIPKEMLPIIDKPTIQFIVEEAVASGIEDIIIVTGKGKKAIEDHFDTAYELESYLKEREKFDLLGRVQEPTQLANLHYIRQKEPLGLGHAIWCARSFVGNEPFAVLLGDTFFDAKTPALAQLIQYYDRYQRSIIGVQEVEDQFVSNYGIIEAKILQEGFHSVLNLIEKPALPMSPSNLAILGRYILTPQIFDILATQKAGVGKEIQLTDALITLNEIEAIFACEIKGQWHDIGNHRGFITSILSEANKRAHLRPWLREHIEKMLRETE; translated from the coding sequence TTGAAGATTCGAAAAGCGATCATACCTGCTGCAGGTCTGGGCACGCGTTTCCTACCGGTGACCAAAGCTATACCCAAGGAAATGCTGCCTATCATAGATAAACCAACCATTCAATTTATCGTAGAAGAAGCGGTAGCTTCAGGCATTGAAGATATCATCATTGTGACTGGGAAAGGGAAGAAAGCGATCGAAGATCATTTCGATACCGCTTATGAACTGGAGAGCTATCTTAAAGAGCGTGAAAAGTTTGATCTTCTTGGGCGTGTGCAGGAGCCAACCCAGCTAGCAAACCTTCACTACATTCGCCAGAAAGAGCCTCTCGGACTAGGACATGCTATTTGGTGCGCTCGTTCATTCGTTGGAAATGAACCCTTTGCCGTGTTATTAGGAGATACATTTTTTGATGCAAAAACGCCTGCACTGGCACAATTAATCCAATATTATGATCGATATCAGAGGTCAATTATAGGTGTTCAGGAAGTAGAGGATCAATTCGTATCGAATTACGGAATTATAGAGGCTAAAATCCTGCAGGAAGGTTTTCATAGTGTATTAAACCTAATAGAAAAACCAGCTCTTCCCATGTCGCCGTCTAATTTGGCAATTCTGGGTCGTTACATTTTGACACCTCAGATCTTCGATATATTAGCCACTCAAAAGGCCGGCGTAGGGAAAGAAATTCAATTGACGGACGCACTGATTACATTGAACGAAATCGAAGCCATTTTTGCATGTGAGATAAAGGGGCAATGGCATGACATCGGAAACCATAGAGGATTTATTACTTCGATACTTTCTGAAGCGAACAAGAGAGCACATCTAAGGCCATGGCTTCGCGAGCACATAGAAAAAATGTTAAGAGAAACGGAGTGA
- a CDS encoding glycosyltransferase, whose translation MKRLNIVQVISNSPNAQKLPPTNQGGTEKIVYELTENLVRRGHRVTLFAARGSRTRAKLVPFPKGLRNQGIARYVLNKMPRDVDVIHDHTFRSVLGRLNHRIPIVCTVHLPEKQRVKNPVYVSKRARMVMGKNRGHYVYNGLNPSEYEFSDKKRNFMLFMGRIMREKGVLQAIEIAERTKKKLIIAGPIKNHAFFRNEIAPRIKRNPNIRFVGPIGGKKKQKLLKYASCLLFPTLWEEPFGLVMIEAMACGTPVIALKRGAVPEVMAGFPQFVCRSVNEMVAKVKAGKYPPPAVLRRYVIRRFTTYRMTTKYLKIYQKVMKK comes from the coding sequence ATGAAGCGTCTTAACATTGTGCAGGTCATTTCTAACTCCCCCAATGCACAGAAGCTGCCGCCAACGAATCAGGGAGGCACAGAAAAGATTGTCTATGAATTGACGGAAAATCTCGTGCGAAGAGGTCATCGGGTTACCTTATTTGCAGCTAGAGGGAGTCGAACAAGAGCTAAGCTTGTCCCGTTCCCAAAGGGTCTTCGTAACCAAGGAATAGCAAGGTATGTATTGAATAAGATGCCTCGAGATGTTGATGTTATTCATGATCATACGTTTAGATCTGTACTTGGTAGGCTCAATCACCGTATTCCGATCGTATGTACCGTACATCTCCCTGAAAAGCAGCGAGTAAAGAACCCTGTGTATGTTTCCAAACGAGCTAGAATGGTGATGGGCAAAAACCGTGGGCACTATGTCTATAACGGACTTAACCCAAGCGAGTATGAATTTAGTGATAAAAAGCGCAATTTCATGCTATTCATGGGACGTATTATGAGAGAGAAAGGTGTTCTCCAAGCCATTGAGATTGCGGAGAGAACGAAAAAAAAACTTATTATTGCTGGACCGATAAAAAATCATGCATTTTTTCGTAATGAAATAGCACCTCGTATCAAAAGAAATCCTAATATCCGTTTTGTAGGTCCTATTGGAGGAAAAAAGAAACAGAAGCTGCTCAAATATGCAAGTTGTTTGCTATTTCCGACGCTGTGGGAAGAGCCTTTCGGTCTAGTCATGATTGAGGCTATGGCCTGCGGCACACCTGTAATCGCTCTGAAACGTGGCGCGGTACCTGAAGTTATGGCGGGGTTTCCGCAATTCGTCTGTCGTTCTGTTAATGAGATGGTTGCTAAGGTAAAAGCAGGAAAATATCCGCCTCCGGCCGTACTTCGTCGTTATGTCATTCGTAGATTTACAACGTACCGAATGACAACCAAATACTTGAAAATATATCAAAAAGTAATGAAAAAGTAA
- a CDS encoding C1 family peptidase produces MRKYTVKRDQRDFRDYFYRSINYINESQLPRKVDLRKELSPIVNQGNLGSCTSNAIVSGLREYWLRQERDSTIRLSRLFHYWHERKLEGTTNWDSGATVRDGMKVLHKIGVCPEAEWPYRTAKFKQKPDAEAEANAGAYRIEGYHRIHDLAGIKAALADGQPVVFGIWLYQSFESPLVAKTGRIPYPNRKKEQMLGGHALLAVGYKDGKQKGQGVVIVRNSWGKAWGDHGYCYMPYSFFKNNVMTFDYWTGK; encoded by the coding sequence ATGCGTAAATACACGGTTAAACGGGACCAACGCGATTTTCGGGATTATTTTTACCGAAGCATAAATTATATTAATGAATCGCAATTGCCCCGCAAAGTTGATTTGCGCAAGGAGCTGTCTCCTATCGTGAATCAGGGAAATTTAGGCTCTTGCACATCGAATGCCATAGTAAGCGGGCTGCGTGAGTATTGGCTTCGTCAAGAAAGAGATTCAACGATACGGCTTTCTCGCCTTTTTCATTATTGGCATGAGCGTAAATTAGAAGGTACGACGAATTGGGACTCTGGAGCAACTGTACGTGATGGCATGAAGGTGCTGCATAAAATAGGGGTATGTCCGGAAGCCGAATGGCCTTATCGTACAGCCAAATTTAAACAAAAGCCTGATGCTGAGGCGGAAGCTAATGCAGGAGCCTACCGTATCGAAGGGTATCATCGAATTCATGATTTGGCAGGGATCAAAGCGGCATTAGCGGATGGCCAGCCTGTTGTTTTCGGAATCTGGTTGTATCAATCCTTCGAAAGCCCACTGGTGGCAAAAACAGGGAGGATTCCTTACCCGAATCGAAAAAAAGAGCAAATGTTAGGCGGTCATGCCTTATTGGCCGTCGGTTATAAGGATGGTAAGCAGAAGGGTCAGGGAGTAGTCATCGTGCGGAATTCATGGGGAAAAGCATGGGGAGATCATGGCTATTGTTACATGCCCTATTCCTTTTTCAAAAACAACGTGATGACGTTTGATTATTGGACCGGTAAATAA
- a CDS encoding DUF1657 domain-containing protein produces MTVASQVKTTLASLKSAQASLETFALGTQNQEAKQLYETAALTTQDIVNQVASRVQQLENEEPQYKGF; encoded by the coding sequence ATGACAGTAGCTTCTCAAGTAAAAACAACATTGGCCTCGCTTAAAAGTGCGCAAGCAAGCTTAGAAACATTTGCGCTAGGCACGCAGAATCAAGAAGCCAAACAGTTGTATGAAACGGCGGCCCTTACTACGCAAGACATCGTAAATCAAGTCGCCTCCCGTGTGCAGCAATTAGAAAATGAAGAACCTCAGTACAAAGGCTTCTAG
- a CDS encoding DUF421 domain-containing protein: MADWVSIVIRSFFALVFLFVLTRILGKKQISQLTFFEYVLGITIGDLAGTISTDVDFRFWHGVIAILVWVLIPLTLEILTLRSKTLRLWFEGEGTVVIKDGKILEDNLKKERYTGDELLAQLRTKSVFRMADVEFAMLEASGDLSVLLKSDLQPLTPNHLGMKLNIEKPTQSVILDGVIQDEPLAAAGRGRGWLHKELDKLGVTKENVFLAQVDTHGELTVDLYDDKLKVPQLSERPALLATLKKCEADLELFSLTTCHPQAKKMFEACSVQLTKVIQDLRLILRT; encoded by the coding sequence GTGGCAGATTGGGTGAGTATCGTAATCAGATCGTTTTTCGCACTAGTCTTTTTGTTTGTACTGACGCGAATTCTTGGTAAAAAACAAATATCTCAACTTACTTTTTTTGAATATGTTCTCGGAATAACGATTGGGGACTTGGCTGGGACTATTTCCACAGATGTGGATTTCAGATTCTGGCATGGGGTCATTGCTATTCTCGTCTGGGTTCTCATCCCTTTGACATTGGAAATTCTAACGCTCAGAAGTAAGACGCTACGGCTTTGGTTTGAAGGTGAAGGAACGGTTGTGATAAAAGATGGCAAAATTCTTGAAGACAATTTAAAAAAAGAACGTTACACGGGTGACGAGCTGTTGGCGCAGCTGCGAACCAAAAGTGTTTTTCGTATGGCAGATGTTGAATTCGCTATGCTTGAGGCTAGTGGGGATTTAAGTGTTCTGCTCAAAAGTGATCTCCAGCCTCTGACACCTAATCATTTGGGTATGAAGCTGAATATTGAGAAGCCTACGCAATCCGTCATCTTGGACGGTGTTATTCAAGATGAACCATTGGCCGCGGCGGGTCGAGGAAGAGGATGGCTACATAAAGAACTGGATAAGCTAGGTGTAACGAAAGAGAATGTGTTCCTCGCACAAGTAGACACGCATGGCGAATTAACGGTCGATCTGTACGATGATAAATTAAAAGTGCCTCAACTGAGTGAAAGGCCTGCATTATTAGCCACATTGAAGAAGTGTGAGGCGGATCTTGAACTATTTTCACTGACGACTTGTCATCCGCAAGCGAAGAAGATGTTCGAGGCATGCTCAGTGCAGTTAACCAAGGTCATTCAGGATCTGCGTTTGATTCTAAGAACTTAG
- the spoVAC gene encoding stage V sporulation protein AC, with protein sequence MANNKKKNLTMTQQEYQKLAKKQEPKRPVLINCLRAFLVGGTICLIGECFMEMFVNWFGFTEKTAGNPTVAVMIIISVILTSFGVYDKIAQWAGAGSAVPVTGFANSLCSAAIEHRAEGLVLGVGGNMFKLAGSVIVFGTVAAFFVGIVHLIISGGG encoded by the coding sequence ATGGCTAACAACAAGAAGAAGAATTTGACAATGACGCAGCAAGAATATCAGAAATTAGCGAAGAAGCAAGAACCAAAAAGACCCGTTCTAATCAATTGCCTTCGAGCCTTTCTCGTTGGTGGGACAATCTGTTTAATCGGTGAATGTTTCATGGAGATGTTCGTTAATTGGTTTGGTTTTACCGAAAAAACGGCAGGCAATCCAACAGTTGCCGTGATGATTATCATTTCCGTCATCCTGACGAGCTTTGGTGTGTACGATAAAATTGCCCAATGGGCCGGAGCGGGAAGCGCCGTTCCTGTAACTGGATTCGCTAATTCGCTTTGCTCAGCAGCTATTGAGCACCGGGCGGAAGGGCTCGTGCTTGGGGTAGGCGGTAATATGTTCAAGTTAGCTGGCTCCGTCATTGTATTCGGAACCGTTGCAGCCTTTTTTGTAGGTATCGTGCATCTTATCATTTCGGGTGGGGGTTGA
- the spoVAD gene encoding stage V sporulation protein AD — translation MLKGHQSWVFENRPVILSTGTVVGPDEGQGPISEDFDIVHGDLTVGQKTWEKAEKALLEEAAQRALDKAGLVGGSIQFYIGGDLMNQIISNTFAVRTLNMPFLGIFGACSTSMEGLALAAQLVNSGAANYVMAGTCSHNCTAEKQFRYPTEYGSQKPPTAQYTVTGAGVAVLGKTGEGPVVTSATIGRIVDMGITDPFNMGAAMAPAAVDTIQTHFRELNIEPSYYDLIVTGDLATVGVNIARELFHKHNFPIDQTTYDDCGLIIYDREKQSVQSGGSGCGCSATVTYAHLLKRIKSGELKRILVVATGALLSPLTFQQGESIPCIAHAVSIESGGLYA, via the coding sequence ATGCTGAAGGGACATCAAAGCTGGGTCTTTGAGAATCGGCCCGTGATATTATCAACGGGGACTGTGGTAGGACCTGATGAAGGTCAAGGGCCTATTAGTGAAGATTTCGATATCGTCCACGGTGATTTGACCGTAGGTCAAAAGACGTGGGAAAAAGCCGAAAAGGCGCTGCTAGAGGAAGCTGCACAGCGAGCACTTGATAAGGCTGGGCTGGTTGGCGGCAGCATACAGTTCTATATTGGAGGCGATCTGATGAATCAGATTATCTCCAATACCTTCGCTGTGCGCACGCTGAATATGCCGTTTCTCGGCATATTCGGCGCTTGCTCCACATCGATGGAAGGGCTCGCGCTAGCCGCGCAGCTGGTGAACTCGGGAGCCGCCAACTACGTGATGGCCGGCACCTGCAGCCATAACTGTACGGCGGAGAAGCAGTTCCGTTATCCGACGGAATACGGATCGCAGAAGCCGCCGACAGCTCAGTACACAGTCACCGGCGCTGGGGTCGCTGTACTTGGCAAGACCGGTGAGGGTCCGGTCGTTACCTCGGCCACAATCGGACGGATTGTCGATATGGGCATCACCGATCCGTTTAATATGGGCGCTGCGATGGCGCCGGCAGCAGTAGACACCATTCAAACTCACTTCCGAGAATTGAATATTGAGCCTAGTTACTACGACCTAATCGTCACCGGTGATTTGGCAACCGTGGGTGTGAACATTGCGCGTGAATTATTTCATAAGCACAATTTTCCAATTGATCAAACGACATATGATGACTGCGGGTTGATCATTTATGATCGCGAGAAGCAGTCTGTCCAATCTGGAGGGAGCGGTTGTGGCTGCTCGGCCACCGTCACTTATGCTCATCTCCTTAAGCGCATAAAGAGTGGCGAATTGAAGCGAATCTTAGTCGTGGCGACTGGAGCTTTGCTTTCACCGCTTACTTTCCAACAAGGGGAAAGTATTCCTTGCATTGCACATGCTGTTTCAATTGAGTCTGGAGGGTTGTACGCATGA
- the spoVAE gene encoding stage V sporulation protein AE — protein MNFFWAFLIGGAICVLGQLLMDVGKLTPAHTMSTLVVLGAIADGCNLYDPFIEFAGAGATVPITSFGNALVHGALEELHKDGYIGIITGIFKVTSAGISAAIIFSFIAAVFVKPKG, from the coding sequence ATGAACTTTTTTTGGGCTTTTCTGATAGGCGGAGCCATCTGTGTATTGGGCCAACTTTTGATGGATGTGGGCAAGCTGACGCCCGCTCATACCATGAGCACACTTGTCGTGCTGGGCGCTATTGCAGACGGCTGTAATTTGTATGATCCTTTCATTGAATTTGCTGGTGCAGGTGCAACGGTTCCGATTACCAGCTTCGGCAATGCCTTGGTTCATGGGGCGTTAGAAGAACTTCATAAGGACGGCTATATTGGGATTATCACCGGTATTTTTAAAGTGACCAGCGCGGGGATATCCGCAGCGATCATTTTCTCCTTCATAGCTGCCGTATTTGTCAAACCCAAAGGATGA
- a CDS encoding sporulation protein YjcZ has product MGYAAGGCYSGGLGTSTAVVLVLFILLVIITSTFVW; this is encoded by the coding sequence ATGGGTTATGCTGCTGGGGGCTGTTATAGCGGTGGTTTGGGTACTAGTACGGCTGTTGTCTTGGTTCTTTTCATTCTTTTGGTTATTATTACCAGTACATTTGTATGGTAA
- a CDS encoding YjcZ family sporulation protein encodes MGYATGAGYGGSSSAAVLVLFILLVIITMTFAI; translated from the coding sequence ATGGGATACGCAACAGGAGCAGGATATGGCGGTAGCAGTTCAGCAGCAGTATTGGTTCTCTTTATTTTGTTGGTTATTATTACTATGACTTTTGCAATATAA